Proteins from a genomic interval of Diaphorobacter sp. HDW4A:
- a CDS encoding phenol hydroxylase subunit P4: protein MSVKALYPYTFKAKDRRENFPAPLLYIGWEDHQMFCSPVCLPLPAETPFGALSQAVLPGVFGAHPDFARIDWSTVEWFKSGEPWQPDPARSLADNGLGHKDVIRFRTPGLTGIAGSFA, encoded by the coding sequence ATGAGCGTCAAGGCACTCTACCCCTACACCTTCAAAGCCAAGGACCGCCGCGAGAACTTTCCCGCACCGCTGCTCTACATTGGCTGGGAAGACCACCAGATGTTCTGCTCGCCCGTGTGCCTGCCGTTGCCCGCCGAGACGCCATTCGGTGCGCTCTCGCAGGCCGTTCTGCCCGGCGTGTTCGGCGCGCACCCGGACTTCGCGCGCATCGACTGGAGCACGGTCGAGTGGTTCAAGTCGGGCGAGCCATGGCAGCCCGATCCGGCCCGCTCACTGGCCGACAACGGCCTTGGCCACAAGGACGTGATCCGCTTTCGCACGCCTGGCCTCACGGGCATCGCGGGCTCGTTCGCCTGA
- a CDS encoding MmoB/DmpM family protein, with translation MTAQNSTQPRSKVFIAFQDNEESRPVIEAVLADNAEATAAYTPGLVKIDCPERLVIRRERIEENTGQPYNLQQLQINLVTLSGHVDEDDDEFSLSWGR, from the coding sequence ATGACCGCACAAAACAGCACGCAGCCGCGCTCCAAGGTGTTCATCGCCTTTCAGGACAACGAGGAATCGCGCCCCGTCATCGAAGCGGTGCTTGCCGACAACGCCGAGGCCACGGCGGCATACACACCCGGCCTCGTAAAGATCGACTGCCCCGAGCGCCTCGTGATCCGCCGCGAGCGCATCGAAGAAAACACCGGCCAGCCCTACAACCTTCAGCAGCTGCAGATCAACCTGGTCACGCTTTCGGGCCATGTCGATGAAGACGACGACGAGTTCTCGCTGAGCTGGGGCCGTTGA
- a CDS encoding NADH:ubiquinone reductase (Na(+)-transporting) subunit F has translation MSFQLTLEPLGATIEVEEGQTLLDAALRQGIYIPHACGHGLCGTCKVQVCDGEVDHGAANPFALMDMERDDGKTLACCATLQADTTIEADIEDEPDALIIPVRDFCATVTRIEQLTPTIKALHLQLDKPMQYQAGQYVQVRIPSLGQSRAFSIANAPDTKGFASEIELNVRQVPGGAGTTWLHEALKAGERIDIAGPYGRFFVRHSAAQPMVFMAGGSGLSSPRAMIQELLARDCNQPITLIYGQRSREELYYDDEFRALATQHPHFTYIPAISGDADVSTGWDGARGFVHEAAREHFAGNFSGRKAYLCGPPPMVEACIATLMQGRLFERDIYTEKFISAADAQGTRSPLFKRV, from the coding sequence ATGAGCTTTCAACTCACACTGGAGCCGCTCGGCGCCACCATCGAGGTGGAAGAAGGCCAGACCCTGCTCGACGCCGCGTTGCGCCAGGGTATCTACATTCCCCATGCCTGCGGGCATGGGCTCTGCGGAACCTGCAAGGTGCAGGTCTGCGACGGCGAAGTGGACCACGGCGCGGCCAACCCGTTCGCGCTGATGGACATGGAGCGCGACGATGGAAAGACGCTCGCCTGCTGCGCCACGCTGCAGGCGGACACCACCATCGAGGCCGATATCGAGGACGAGCCCGACGCGCTGATCATCCCGGTGCGCGACTTCTGCGCGACGGTCACGCGCATCGAACAGCTCACACCGACGATCAAGGCGTTGCACCTCCAACTCGACAAGCCCATGCAGTACCAGGCGGGACAGTATGTGCAAGTGCGGATTCCGTCGCTGGGCCAGAGCCGCGCGTTCTCCATCGCCAACGCGCCCGATACAAAGGGCTTCGCAAGCGAGATCGAGCTCAACGTGCGCCAGGTGCCCGGCGGCGCCGGAACCACGTGGCTGCACGAGGCTTTGAAGGCGGGTGAGCGGATCGACATCGCGGGCCCGTATGGCCGCTTCTTCGTGCGCCACTCGGCTGCCCAACCCATGGTCTTCATGGCCGGTGGCTCGGGCCTCTCTAGCCCGCGCGCGATGATTCAGGAGCTGCTGGCGCGCGACTGCAATCAGCCGATCACGCTGATCTACGGCCAGCGCAGCCGCGAGGAGCTGTACTACGACGACGAGTTCCGTGCGCTCGCCACGCAGCATCCGCACTTCACCTACATCCCTGCGATCTCGGGCGATGCGGACGTCAGCACGGGTTGGGACGGTGCACGCGGCTTCGTGCATGAGGCGGCGCGCGAGCACTTCGCGGGCAACTTCTCGGGGCGCAAGGCTTACCTCTGCGGCCCCCCGCCGATGGTCGAGGCCTGCATCGCCACGCTGATGCAGGGACGCCTCTTCGAGCGCGACATCTACACCGAGAAATTCATCTCGGCCGCCGATGCACAGGGCACGCGCAGCCCGTTGTTCAAGCGCGTGTGA
- the dmpE gene encoding 2-oxopent-4-enoate hydratase produces the protein MSTHIPLQQLGDELYDALTNRQMIEPLSTRHPDLGLDDAYAIQQHMLARRIAAGERVIGKKIGVTSKAVMDMLGVFQPDFGWLTDGMVYNEGEPVPAATLIQPKAEGEVAFVLKKSLKGPGVTAADVIAATEGVMACFEIVDSRIRDWKIKIQDTVADNASCGVFVLGDRLVEPRDVDLGTCGMVLEKNGEIVATGAGAAALGHPANAVAWLANTLGAHGIALEAGEVVLSGSLAAMVPVKAGDNLRVTIGGIGGCSVRFI, from the coding sequence ATGAGCACACACATTCCTCTTCAACAACTGGGCGATGAGCTGTACGACGCGCTCACCAACCGCCAGATGATCGAGCCACTGTCCACGCGCCACCCCGACTTGGGGCTAGACGACGCCTACGCCATCCAGCAGCACATGCTTGCACGCCGGATCGCTGCGGGCGAGCGCGTGATCGGCAAGAAGATCGGCGTCACATCCAAAGCCGTGATGGACATGCTCGGCGTGTTCCAGCCCGACTTCGGCTGGCTCACCGACGGCATGGTCTACAACGAGGGCGAGCCCGTGCCCGCCGCCACGCTCATCCAGCCCAAAGCAGAGGGCGAGGTCGCCTTCGTGCTCAAGAAGTCGCTCAAAGGCCCGGGCGTGACCGCCGCCGACGTGATCGCCGCGACAGAAGGCGTGATGGCCTGCTTCGAGATCGTCGACTCGCGCATCCGCGACTGGAAGATCAAGATCCAGGACACCGTGGCCGACAACGCGAGCTGCGGCGTCTTTGTGCTCGGCGACCGCCTTGTCGAACCGCGCGATGTGGACCTCGGCACCTGCGGCATGGTGCTCGAGAAGAACGGCGAGATCGTCGCCACCGGCGCGGGCGCGGCGGCGCTCGGCCACCCCGCCAACGCGGTCGCCTGGCTCGCCAACACGCTGGGCGCACACGGCATCGCGCTCGAAGCGGGCGAGGTCGTGCTTTCGGGATCGCTCGCCGCCATGGTGCCGGTGAAGGCCGGAGACAACCTGCGCGTGACCATCGGCGGCATCGGCGGCTGCTCGGTCCGTTTCATTTGA
- a CDS encoding 2Fe-2S iron-sulfur cluster binding domain-containing protein, producing the protein MWTLNTTPKHSVHVTLTDERYDCHSNESLLKGMLRLGRKGIPVGCVNGGCGVCKVRVVEGSVSQLGPVSRAHVSAEEEAAGYTLACRVAPAEAVCLEVSARLARPFSKSCKDDNKIVLNKLDAKSASMDPANQSPTT; encoded by the coding sequence ATGTGGACCCTGAACACCACCCCAAAGCACAGCGTGCACGTCACGCTCACCGACGAACGCTACGACTGCCACAGCAACGAAAGCCTGCTCAAGGGCATGCTGCGCCTGGGCCGCAAGGGCATTCCGGTGGGCTGCGTGAACGGCGGCTGCGGCGTCTGCAAGGTGCGAGTCGTTGAGGGCTCGGTGAGCCAGCTCGGGCCCGTGAGCCGCGCCCATGTGAGTGCAGAGGAAGAGGCCGCAGGCTACACCCTCGCCTGCCGTGTTGCCCCTGCCGAGGCCGTGTGCCTCGAAGTAAGTGCGCGGCTTGCGCGCCCGTTTTCCAAATCCTGCAAGGACGACAACAAGATCGTTCTCAACAAGTTGGACGCCAAGTCAGCGTCCATGGATCCCGCCAATCAATCACCAACCACCTGA
- a CDS encoding transporter, translating to MKKIHHAVAAAALAALLPVAAQAEGHYVPGVEGIQAASAPPPGMYYLGYLVNYDINSFRAPGSSDNLPGHNRGTVTALANRFVWMTGTKLLGADYGMEAIVPVMRTSLTINAAGVSDSRSGLGDIYVGPLVLGWHGAQWDAVAAAGIWLDNASTSHPASAGKGFKSTMLTGGATYYFDTAKTVSASGLMRFERNGKNDAGFRHGNQISLEWGVAKNFGTVQAGVVGYSQWQVSDDSGVGASRDRSSRHAIGAELVYPILSAGVFLKGALYKEVRAEAGTGAYPKGTLARFTLVKAF from the coding sequence ATGAAGAAGATCCACCACGCAGTCGCAGCGGCTGCGCTGGCAGCGCTGTTGCCAGTCGCAGCCCAAGCCGAGGGCCACTACGTGCCCGGGGTCGAAGGCATCCAGGCCGCAAGCGCACCGCCGCCCGGCATGTACTACCTCGGCTATCTGGTCAACTACGACATCAACAGCTTCCGGGCTCCTGGCAGCAGCGACAACCTGCCCGGCCACAACCGGGGCACCGTCACCGCGCTCGCCAACCGCTTCGTCTGGATGACGGGCACCAAACTGCTCGGCGCCGACTATGGCATGGAGGCCATCGTGCCGGTGATGCGCACGTCGCTCACCATCAACGCGGCCGGTGTCTCCGACAGCCGCAGCGGTCTCGGCGACATCTACGTCGGCCCACTGGTGCTCGGCTGGCATGGCGCGCAGTGGGATGCCGTGGCCGCTGCCGGCATCTGGCTCGACAACGCGAGCACCAGCCACCCCGCATCGGCCGGCAAGGGCTTCAAGAGCACCATGCTGACGGGCGGCGCGACCTACTACTTCGACACAGCGAAAACGGTCTCCGCATCGGGCCTGATGCGCTTCGAGCGCAACGGCAAAAACGACGCGGGCTTCCGACACGGCAACCAGATCTCGCTCGAATGGGGCGTGGCCAAGAACTTCGGCACCGTGCAGGCGGGCGTGGTCGGCTACAGCCAGTGGCAGGTGAGCGACGACAGCGGCGTCGGCGCAAGCCGCGACCGCTCATCGCGCCACGCCATCGGCGCCGAGCTGGTCTATCCGATCCTGAGCGCGGGCGTGTTCCTCAAGGGGGCTCTCTACAAAGAAGTGCGCGCCGAGGCAGGAACCGGAGCCTACCCCAAGGGAACGCTCGCGCGCTTCACGCTGGTGAAGGCGTTCTGA
- a CDS encoding aromatic/alkene/methane monooxygenase hydroxylase/oxygenase subunit alpha, with protein sequence MDTPVIKKKLGLKERYTAMTRGLAWDTTYQPMDKVFPYDKYEGIKIHDWDKWEDPFRLTMDAYWKYQGEKEKKLYAVIEAFAQNNGQLGVTDARYINALKLFIQGVTPLEYGAHRGFAHVGRHFTGAGARVAAQMQSIDELRHFQTETHAISHYNKYFNGMHNATQWYDRVWFLSVPKSFFEDAMTAGPFEFLTAVSFSFEYVLTNLLFVPFMSGAAHNGDLSTVTFGFSAQSDESRHMTLGIECIKFMLEQDPGNVPIVQKWIDKWFWRGYRLLTLVGMMQDYMLPKRVMSWKEAWEMYAEENGGALFRDLARYGIREPAGWKEACEGKDHISHQAWNTFYNYAAAAPFHTWVPEDEELKWLSEKYPTSFDQLYRPRLEHFRREQQAGKRFYNTTLPMLCTTCQIPMVFTEPGDPTKICYRESTYLGDRYHFCSDGCKHVFDDEPEKYVQSWLPVHQIYQGHCFKEGTDPTAEGFEPLAAVLDWYGINVGRDNFDFEGSEDQKNFAAWRGDSPSNAAKEGGAT encoded by the coding sequence ATGGACACCCCCGTGATCAAGAAGAAACTGGGCCTCAAGGAACGCTACACCGCAATGACGCGCGGCCTCGCCTGGGACACCACCTACCAGCCGATGGACAAGGTGTTCCCCTACGACAAATACGAGGGCATCAAGATCCACGACTGGGACAAGTGGGAAGACCCGTTCCGCCTGACCATGGACGCCTACTGGAAGTATCAGGGCGAGAAGGAAAAGAAGCTCTACGCCGTGATCGAGGCCTTCGCGCAGAACAACGGCCAGCTCGGCGTGACCGATGCGCGCTACATCAACGCGCTCAAGCTCTTCATCCAAGGCGTTACGCCGCTCGAATACGGCGCGCACCGGGGCTTCGCGCACGTGGGCCGCCACTTCACCGGCGCGGGTGCCCGCGTGGCGGCGCAGATGCAGTCCATCGACGAGCTGCGCCACTTCCAGACCGAGACGCACGCAATCAGCCACTACAACAAGTACTTCAACGGCATGCACAACGCCACGCAGTGGTACGACCGCGTGTGGTTCCTGTCAGTGCCCAAGTCGTTCTTCGAAGACGCGATGACAGCGGGCCCGTTTGAGTTCCTCACCGCCGTGAGCTTCTCGTTCGAATACGTGCTCACCAATCTGCTGTTCGTGCCCTTCATGTCGGGCGCTGCGCACAACGGTGACCTCTCCACGGTGACCTTCGGCTTCTCCGCCCAGAGCGATGAATCACGGCACATGACGCTCGGCATCGAGTGCATCAAGTTCATGCTTGAGCAAGACCCCGGCAACGTGCCTATCGTGCAGAAGTGGATCGACAAGTGGTTCTGGCGCGGCTACCGCCTGCTCACGCTGGTTGGCATGATGCAGGACTACATGCTGCCCAAGCGCGTGATGAGCTGGAAGGAAGCGTGGGAGATGTATGCCGAGGAAAACGGCGGCGCACTGTTCCGCGACCTCGCGCGCTACGGCATCCGCGAGCCCGCCGGTTGGAAGGAGGCCTGCGAGGGCAAGGACCACATCAGCCATCAGGCGTGGAACACCTTCTACAACTACGCGGCCGCTGCACCGTTCCACACCTGGGTGCCCGAAGACGAAGAACTGAAATGGCTGTCGGAAAAGTATCCGACGAGCTTCGACCAGCTCTACCGCCCGCGCCTCGAACATTTCCGCCGCGAGCAGCAGGCGGGCAAGCGTTTCTACAACACGACGCTGCCGATGCTCTGCACCACCTGCCAGATCCCGATGGTGTTCACCGAGCCCGGCGACCCGACCAAGATCTGCTACCGCGAATCGACCTATCTCGGCGACAGGTACCACTTCTGCAGCGACGGCTGCAAACATGTGTTCGACGACGAGCCCGAGAAGTACGTGCAGTCCTGGCTGCCGGTGCACCAGATCTACCAGGGCCACTGCTTCAAGGAAGGCACCGATCCCACCGCTGAGGGCTTTGAACCACTGGCCGCCGTGCTCGACTGGTATGGCATCAACGTGGGTCGCGACAACTTCGATTTCGAAGGTTCGGAAGACCAGAAGAACTTTGCCGCATGGCGCGGCGATTCTCCCAGCAATGCAGCCAAGGAAGGGGGCGCGACATGA
- a CDS encoding alpha/beta fold hydrolase, whose amino-acid sequence MSASSSELVMERNPEIAHSISAAGIRTNYHDVGRGDPVLMIHGSGPGVSAWANWRLVMPALAERARVIAPDMVGFGYSARPPNFTYGMDAWVHQAVGLLDALKIERADLVGNSFGGGLALALAIRHPERVRRLVLMGSVGVPFPITPGLDAVWGYEPSFEAMRKLLDIFAHNRRLVNDELAQLRYEASIRPGFQESFSAMFPTPRQRWVDALASSEADIHRIPHETLIVHGREDHVIPLSNSITLANWIARSQLHVYGHCGHWTQIEHAARFARLVGDFLAEPEPESH is encoded by the coding sequence ATGTCTGCATCAAGCTCTGAGCTGGTGATGGAGCGCAACCCCGAAATCGCTCACAGCATCAGCGCCGCAGGCATCCGCACCAACTACCACGACGTGGGGCGAGGCGACCCAGTGCTGATGATCCACGGTTCTGGCCCCGGCGTTTCCGCATGGGCCAACTGGCGGTTGGTGATGCCCGCGCTCGCCGAGCGCGCCCGCGTGATCGCGCCCGACATGGTGGGCTTTGGCTACAGCGCGCGCCCCCCGAACTTCACCTACGGCATGGACGCGTGGGTGCACCAGGCCGTGGGCCTGCTCGATGCGCTCAAGATCGAACGCGCCGATCTGGTGGGCAACTCGTTCGGTGGCGGGCTGGCGCTCGCACTCGCCATCCGCCATCCCGAACGCGTGCGCCGACTTGTGCTCATGGGCAGCGTCGGCGTGCCGTTTCCGATCACGCCAGGCCTCGATGCGGTGTGGGGTTATGAGCCCTCATTCGAAGCCATGCGCAAGCTGCTCGACATCTTCGCGCACAACCGCCGACTGGTGAACGACGAGCTTGCCCAGTTGCGCTACGAGGCCAGCATCCGTCCGGGCTTTCAGGAATCTTTTTCGGCGATGTTCCCCACACCGCGCCAGCGCTGGGTAGATGCGCTCGCGAGCAGCGAGGCAGACATCCACCGCATCCCGCACGAGACGCTGATCGTGCACGGCCGCGAGGATCACGTCATCCCGCTATCCAACTCCATCACGCTCGCCAACTGGATCGCGCGCTCACAACTGCATGTCTACGGCCACTGCGGACACTGGACGCAGATCGAGCACGCCGCGCGCTTCGCCAGACTGGTGGGTGACTTTCTCGCCGAACCGGAACCGGAATCTCACTAA
- a CDS encoding heme-binding protein, which translates to MQNPNHSADANLYSVTQRVIDANAALRAVQAAIRHATQLGVRVNVSVVDASGVPAAFARMAGAPLHSIDIAIDKAYTAASFGLPTGQWQEALQSHSEAVRRGLVLRPRFVGFGGGLPMVERGERIGGIGVSGGSEAQDTGIAQAGLAELGLSI; encoded by the coding sequence ATGCAGAACCCGAATCACAGCGCAGACGCCAACCTCTACAGCGTGACGCAACGAGTGATCGACGCGAACGCCGCGCTGCGCGCCGTGCAGGCCGCCATCCGCCATGCCACGCAGCTGGGAGTGCGCGTGAACGTGTCGGTGGTGGACGCATCCGGCGTGCCAGCGGCCTTCGCGCGCATGGCTGGTGCGCCGCTGCACTCCATCGACATCGCCATCGACAAGGCCTACACAGCGGCCAGTTTTGGCCTGCCCACAGGCCAGTGGCAAGAAGCGCTGCAAAGCCATTCCGAAGCCGTGCGGCGAGGCCTGGTGCTGCGCCCACGCTTCGTGGGCTTTGGCGGTGGCCTGCCAATGGTCGAGCGCGGTGAGCGCATCGGCGGCATCGGCGTTTCCGGTGGAAGCGAAGCCCAGGACACAGGCATCGCGCAGGCGGGTCTTGCCGAATTGGGCCTGTCCATCTGA
- a CDS encoding catechol 2,3-dioxygenase — MGVLRIGHASIRVMDMAAAVNHYEKVLGLKTVMQDKSGNVYLKCWDEWDKFSLILTPSDKAGLNHVAYKVEKDSDLEAFQKRIEAFGIATEMLPEGTLPSTGRMLKFNLPSGHDYRLYAHKELVGTDVGSTNPDPWPDDIRGSGVHWLDHILLMCEMNPEAGINTVEENTRFMAECLDFFLTEQVLVGPEGNIQAATWLAVTTTPHDIAFVGGPRSGLHHIAYFLDSWHDVLKSADVMAKNKVRIDVAPTRHGITRGETIYFFDPSGNRNETFAGLGYLAQRDRPVTTWTEDQLGSAIFYHTGDLVASFTDVYT; from the coding sequence ATGGGAGTACTACGCATCGGACACGCAAGCATCAGAGTGATGGACATGGCCGCCGCCGTGAACCACTACGAGAAGGTGCTCGGCCTGAAAACCGTCATGCAGGACAAGTCGGGCAACGTCTATCTCAAGTGCTGGGACGAGTGGGACAAGTTCTCGCTGATCCTCACGCCCAGCGACAAGGCGGGCCTGAACCATGTTGCCTACAAGGTCGAGAAGGACAGCGATCTCGAAGCCTTCCAGAAGCGCATCGAAGCCTTTGGCATCGCCACCGAGATGCTGCCCGAAGGCACGCTGCCATCGACCGGCCGCATGCTCAAATTCAACCTGCCGAGCGGCCACGATTACCGCCTCTACGCACACAAGGAACTGGTGGGCACCGACGTGGGCAGCACCAATCCCGACCCATGGCCGGACGACATTCGCGGCTCCGGCGTGCACTGGCTCGACCACATTCTGCTGATGTGTGAGATGAATCCCGAGGCGGGCATCAACACGGTCGAGGAAAACACCCGCTTCATGGCCGAATGCCTTGATTTCTTCCTGACCGAGCAGGTGCTGGTCGGCCCTGAGGGCAACATACAGGCCGCCACCTGGCTGGCCGTGACCACAACACCGCACGACATCGCCTTCGTCGGCGGTCCGCGCAGCGGCCTGCACCACATCGCCTACTTCCTCGACTCGTGGCACGACGTGCTGAAGTCGGCTGACGTGATGGCCAAGAACAAGGTACGCATCGATGTCGCGCCCACACGCCACGGCATCACGCGCGGCGAGACCATCTATTTCTTCGACCCGAGCGGCAACCGCAACGAAACCTTCGCGGGCCTCGGCTATCTCGCGCAGCGCGACCGGCCGGTGACCACCTGGACCGAGGACCAGCTCGGCTCCGCGATCTTCTATCACACGGGTGATCTGGTCGCCTCCTTCACCGACGTCTACACCTGA
- a CDS encoding 2-hydroxymuconic semialdehyde dehydrogenase, with protein MKEIRNFINGEYVASGRTFDKHSPLTGEAIAKVHEANREQVNAAVAAARAALDGPWGRMTVTERVEKLYALADGINRRFEEFLAAECADTGKPRSLASHIDIPRGAANFKIFADVVKNVPTEFFEMSTPDGRGAINYGYRTPVGVVGVICPWNLPLLLMTWKVGPALACGNTVVIKPSEETPQTAALLGEVMNEVGIPSGVYNVVHGFGPDSAGEFVTTHPYVDAITFTGETRTGEAIMKAAAKGARPVSMEMGGKNAAMVFADCDFDAAIEGTLRSAFVNSGQVCLGTERVYVERPIFERFVAELKKQVEGWKIGVPEDADTQLGPLISKEHQDKVLSYYRLAVEEGAKVVTGGGVPDMGAQYAGGSWIQPTIWTGLSDNARVMKEEIFGPCCHIMPFDSENEVVTKANDNVYGLACAIWTRDVSRAHRIAQRMKVGISWVNSWFLRDLRTPFGGSKQSGIGREGGVHSLEFYTELKNVCIKL; from the coding sequence ATGAAAGAAATCAGAAACTTCATCAACGGCGAGTACGTCGCTTCCGGCCGCACCTTCGACAAGCATTCCCCGTTGACCGGCGAAGCCATCGCCAAGGTGCACGAAGCCAACCGCGAACAGGTGAACGCTGCCGTGGCCGCCGCACGCGCCGCGCTCGACGGCCCCTGGGGCCGCATGACCGTGACCGAGCGTGTGGAAAAGCTCTACGCGCTGGCCGATGGCATCAACCGCCGCTTCGAAGAATTCCTCGCCGCGGAATGCGCCGACACCGGCAAACCGCGCAGCCTCGCAAGCCACATCGACATTCCGCGCGGCGCGGCCAACTTCAAGATCTTTGCCGACGTGGTGAAGAACGTGCCCACCGAATTCTTCGAGATGAGCACGCCCGACGGGCGCGGCGCGATCAACTATGGTTACCGCACACCCGTCGGCGTGGTCGGCGTGATCTGCCCGTGGAATCTGCCGCTGCTGCTGATGACCTGGAAGGTCGGCCCAGCGCTGGCCTGCGGCAACACCGTGGTGATCAAGCCCTCGGAAGAAACACCACAGACCGCCGCGCTGCTAGGCGAGGTGATGAACGAGGTCGGCATTCCGTCCGGCGTGTACAACGTGGTGCACGGCTTTGGCCCCGATTCGGCAGGCGAGTTCGTCACCACGCATCCCTATGTCGACGCCATCACCTTCACCGGCGAGACCCGCACCGGCGAGGCCATCATGAAGGCCGCCGCCAAGGGCGCGCGCCCGGTGAGCATGGAGATGGGCGGCAAGAATGCGGCCATGGTGTTCGCCGACTGCGACTTCGACGCGGCCATCGAAGGCACGCTGCGCTCGGCCTTCGTCAACAGCGGCCAGGTCTGCCTCGGCACCGAGCGCGTGTATGTCGAGCGCCCGATCTTCGAGCGCTTCGTGGCCGAGCTGAAGAAGCAGGTCGAGGGCTGGAAGATCGGCGTGCCCGAAGATGCCGACACCCAGCTCGGCCCACTGATCAGCAAGGAGCACCAGGACAAGGTGCTGTCGTACTACCGCCTCGCCGTCGAGGAAGGCGCGAAGGTGGTGACCGGTGGCGGCGTGCCCGACATGGGCGCGCAGTATGCGGGCGGCTCGTGGATCCAGCCGACGATCTGGACCGGCCTCTCCGACAACGCCCGCGTGATGAAGGAAGAGATCTTCGGCCCCTGCTGCCACATCATGCCGTTCGACAGCGAGAACGAGGTCGTCACCAAAGCCAACGACAACGTCTACGGCCTTGCCTGCGCGATCTGGACGCGCGACGTGTCCCGCGCGCACCGCATCGCGCAACGCATGAAGGTGGGCATCTCCTGGGTCAACAGCTGGTTTCTGCGCGACCTGCGCACGCCGTTCGGCGGCAGCAAGCAATCGGGTATTGGTCGCGAGGGCGGCGTGCATTCGCTGGAGTTCTATACGGAGCTGAAGAATGTCTGCATCAAGCTCTGA
- the dmpH gene encoding 2-oxo-3-hexenedioate decarboxylase produces MPLDAKTIALLAEHLETCELEARDTPKITDEYPDMDWDDAYAIQDSIRARKLARGARIIGYKAGLTSHAKMKQMGVESPVFGFLADYFSVPEGSTVQVSELIHPKIEPEIAFVMKRALKGPGCNIADVLAATDFVLPGIEVIDSRYRDFKFDLKSVVADNTSAARFVVGGQAQRPESVDLRTVGIVLEKNGQPAALGAGAAVLGHPASAIAMLANHLGKRGEEIPAGALILSGGITEAVAVAPGDNVCLRVQGMGSITLRFA; encoded by the coding sequence ATGCCACTCGATGCAAAGACCATCGCCCTGCTCGCGGAGCACCTCGAAACCTGCGAGCTCGAAGCCCGCGACACCCCCAAGATCACCGACGAATACCCCGACATGGACTGGGACGACGCCTACGCGATCCAGGACAGCATCCGCGCGCGCAAGCTCGCACGCGGTGCGCGCATCATCGGCTACAAGGCGGGCCTCACCTCGCACGCCAAGATGAAGCAGATGGGCGTGGAGTCGCCGGTGTTCGGCTTCCTCGCCGACTACTTCAGCGTGCCTGAGGGCAGCACCGTGCAGGTCAGCGAACTCATTCATCCCAAGATCGAACCCGAGATCGCCTTCGTGATGAAGCGCGCACTCAAAGGCCCGGGTTGCAACATCGCCGACGTGTTGGCCGCTACCGACTTCGTGCTGCCCGGCATCGAGGTCATCGACAGCCGCTACCGCGACTTCAAGTTCGACCTCAAGAGCGTCGTCGCCGACAACACCTCCGCCGCGCGCTTCGTCGTCGGCGGCCAGGCCCAGCGCCCCGAATCGGTGGACCTGCGCACCGTCGGAATCGTGCTCGAGAAGAACGGCCAGCCCGCAGCGCTAGGCGCCGGAGCCGCCGTGCTCGGCCACCCCGCATCGGCCATCGCCATGCTCGCCAACCACCTCGGCAAACGCGGTGAAGAGATCCCCGCAGGCGCGCTGATTCTCTCTGGCGGCATCACCGAAGCCGTGGCCGTCGCGCCGGGAGACAACGTCTGCCTGCGCGTGCAGGGCATGGGCAGCATCACACTGCGTTTTGCCTGA